Proteins encoded together in one Catellatospora citrea window:
- a CDS encoding carbohydrate ABC transporter permease, which yields MSVDIDTRVPDLVPAGVTPTGPPRRSLLSRLVGRLGSTAVNVIVAVLGVFWLAPVVGLAVASLRTTADNSSTGWWTVLTEPSRLTLDNYAALMRNESVLHSLWNTVLITVPSTVLVVVLGALAAYALAWIEFPGRDWLFVLIVALIVVPVQVAIIPDAKLFGSLGIYGSIAAVISFHVAFGLPFAIFLLRNFFLAIPKDLLEAARMDGGRDFTIFRRVVLPIGWPAIASLAIFQFLWVWNDLLVALVFATSDNAPITYTLREQMRAFSSNVDVIGPGAFLSMVVPLVVFFAFQRYFVQGVLAGSVK from the coding sequence GTGAGCGTCGACATCGATACGCGGGTCCCCGATCTCGTGCCGGCCGGGGTGACCCCGACCGGTCCACCGCGGCGCAGCCTGCTCTCCCGGCTGGTCGGCCGGCTGGGCAGCACGGCCGTCAACGTCATCGTCGCGGTGCTGGGCGTGTTCTGGCTCGCGCCGGTCGTCGGGCTCGCCGTGGCCAGCCTGCGCACCACCGCCGACAACAGCTCCACCGGCTGGTGGACGGTGCTGACCGAGCCCTCCCGGCTGACCCTGGACAACTACGCCGCGCTCATGCGCAACGAGAGCGTGCTGCACTCGCTGTGGAACACGGTGCTCATCACCGTGCCGTCCACGGTGCTGGTGGTCGTGCTCGGCGCGCTGGCCGCGTACGCCCTGGCCTGGATCGAGTTCCCCGGCCGGGACTGGCTGTTCGTGCTGATCGTGGCACTGATCGTGGTGCCCGTGCAGGTGGCGATCATCCCCGACGCCAAGCTGTTCGGCTCGCTGGGCATCTACGGCAGCATCGCCGCCGTGATCTCGTTCCACGTGGCGTTCGGGCTACCGTTCGCGATCTTCCTGCTGCGCAACTTCTTCCTGGCCATCCCGAAGGACCTGCTCGAGGCGGCCCGGATGGACGGCGGACGGGACTTCACCATCTTCCGCCGCGTGGTGCTGCCGATCGGCTGGCCCGCGATCGCCTCGCTGGCGATCTTCCAGTTCCTGTGGGTCTGGAACGACCTGCTGGTGGCGCTGGTCTTCGCGACGTCGGACAACGCGCCCATCACCTACACCCTGCGTGAGCAGATGCGTGCCTTCTCCTCCAACGTCGACGTGATCGGTCCGGGCGCGTTCCTGTCGATGGTGGTGCCACTGGTGGTGTTCTTCGCCTTCCAGCGGTACTTCGTCCAGGGTGTCCTGGCCGGCTCGGTCAAGTGA
- a CDS encoding uroporphyrinogen-III synthase yields MPETFGRRQAPGRKTGGAANPSRRATRIKECPHRRRKGPVPTRARQRPPDPPSVGALAGFAVAVISELRRHPMAAELAAEGARVVSVQSVRTLAQPVEDTLQQATMACLTSPIDHLVVTAAVEFNYWMAAARSWRLDVPLLARFGHARLLASNPRCADALRALGFTDISSAVDNTTDGLVMHLRHRLPPGQTIALQLYTPAMHELAHTLSEAGHEVVAVPTFQVLPSISPDTMRRLVNQIVRRHVDAITLTSAEAVRSLLWHARTCDQFDELRQALTSDVATVCLGPLTAAPLRELKIPVQVAAAPYPEQLTAAVRDALRQRAHRLEADRHTLEIRGEAVLLDGELITLQQGPMAVLRVLARHPDRVLSPTEVRGQLPFWASADDHAIEMAVSRLRRALRGVELVQTVMKRGYRLVEHSPAGHDEDELPMAEPRRHGPR; encoded by the coding sequence ATGCCGGAAACATTCGGCCGGCGCCAAGCCCCAGGGCGAAAAACCGGCGGGGCGGCCAATCCGAGCCGCCGCGCGACGCGTATTAAGGAGTGTCCTCACCGCCGCCGAAAGGGACCCGTGCCGACACGAGCCAGGCAACGCCCGCCAGATCCGCCGTCCGTCGGCGCGCTGGCGGGTTTCGCCGTGGCCGTGATCAGCGAACTGCGCCGCCACCCCATGGCCGCGGAGCTGGCGGCCGAGGGCGCCCGGGTCGTCAGCGTGCAGTCCGTGCGCACGCTCGCCCAGCCGGTGGAGGACACCCTCCAGCAAGCCACCATGGCCTGCCTGACCAGCCCCATCGACCACCTCGTGGTCACCGCCGCGGTCGAGTTCAACTACTGGATGGCCGCCGCCCGCAGCTGGCGGCTGGACGTGCCGCTGCTGGCCAGGTTCGGCCACGCCAGGCTGCTGGCCAGCAATCCCCGCTGCGCCGACGCGCTGCGGGCCCTGGGCTTCACCGACATCTCGTCCGCGGTGGACAACACCACCGACGGCCTGGTCATGCACCTGCGCCACCGGCTGCCCCCGGGCCAGACGATCGCGCTGCAGCTGTACACCCCGGCCATGCACGAACTGGCCCACACGCTCAGCGAGGCCGGGCACGAGGTGGTGGCCGTGCCGACGTTCCAGGTGCTGCCCTCGATCAGCCCCGACACGATGCGCCGCCTGGTCAACCAGATCGTCCGGCGCCACGTCGACGCGATCACGCTGACCAGCGCCGAGGCCGTCCGGAGCCTGCTGTGGCACGCCCGCACCTGCGACCAGTTCGACGAGCTGCGCCAGGCGCTGACCTCCGACGTGGCCACGGTCTGCCTCGGCCCGCTGACCGCCGCACCGCTGCGGGAACTGAAGATCCCCGTGCAGGTCGCCGCCGCCCCCTACCCGGAGCAGCTCACCGCCGCCGTACGCGACGCGCTGCGGCAGCGGGCGCACCGCCTGGAGGCCGACCGGCACACCCTGGAGATCCGTGGTGAGGCCGTGCTGCTCGACGGCGAGCTCATCACGCTGCAGCAGGGCCCGATGGCCGTGCTGCGCGTGCTGGCCCGCCACCCCGACCGGGTGCTGTCCCCCACCGAGGTGCGCGGGCAGCTGCCGTTCTGGGCCAGCGCCGACGACCACGCGATCGAGATGGCCGTGTCGCGGCTGCGGCGCGCGCTGCGGGGCGTCGAGCTGGT
- a CDS encoding ABC transporter permease, producing MTRASEPVGEVVTAVAVHGSQAPVDGQTPTAAPDADRPGAPGARSARREGQPWKDKLTSVWFLAPAVLVLLTLVAYPIVYTVWLSLHSSDGATFVGVDNYVRMFTAPETRHAIVNNIVWVVVAPSLVTAMGLVFAVLIERVRLASVFKAIVFMPMAISFLAAGVTFRMVYDESPDRGLLNAAVVTVHDAFSPPSQYFGARPRDGAPLTEAAGGFETTATTGTTVLMPLVGLPQDRVPADAVPAAAPPGAGLAGVVWLDFTPGGGGTAGVIDPVERGLPAMTVQALRDGAVVATTQTGPDGRFAFAGLADGGYTVRLSPDNFTAPFNGVTWLGPSLVTPSIILAYIWIWAGFAMVLITAGLSAIPRDALEAARVDGASEWQVFRRVTVPLVRPVLVVVLVTLTINVLKIFDLVMVLAPESSQDDANVIALQMYRVSFGGGLDFGLGSALGVLLFLLVLPAMLFNIRRMRREQR from the coding sequence ATGACACGCGCGTCCGAGCCGGTCGGCGAGGTCGTCACAGCGGTCGCTGTGCACGGCTCGCAGGCACCGGTCGACGGCCAGACCCCGACGGCGGCGCCTGACGCCGACCGGCCGGGCGCGCCCGGCGCGCGGTCCGCGCGCCGGGAGGGCCAGCCCTGGAAGGACAAGCTGACCAGCGTCTGGTTCCTCGCCCCCGCCGTGCTCGTCCTGCTGACCCTGGTGGCGTACCCGATCGTCTACACGGTCTGGCTCAGCCTGCACAGCTCCGACGGAGCCACCTTCGTCGGCGTCGACAACTACGTACGGATGTTCACCGCGCCGGAGACCCGGCACGCCATCGTCAACAACATCGTCTGGGTCGTGGTCGCGCCCTCCCTGGTGACCGCGATGGGCCTGGTCTTCGCCGTGCTGATCGAACGGGTGCGGCTCGCCTCGGTGTTCAAGGCGATCGTCTTCATGCCGATGGCGATCTCGTTCCTCGCCGCCGGCGTGACCTTCCGCATGGTCTACGACGAGAGCCCGGACCGCGGCCTGCTCAACGCGGCCGTGGTGACGGTGCACGACGCGTTCAGCCCGCCGTCGCAGTATTTCGGCGCCCGGCCGCGCGACGGCGCGCCGCTGACCGAGGCCGCGGGCGGCTTCGAGACCACCGCGACGACGGGCACGACCGTGCTGATGCCGCTGGTGGGCCTGCCGCAGGACCGGGTGCCCGCCGACGCCGTGCCGGCGGCGGCCCCGCCGGGCGCCGGGCTGGCCGGGGTGGTGTGGCTGGACTTCACCCCCGGTGGCGGCGGCACCGCCGGGGTCATCGACCCGGTCGAGCGCGGGCTGCCGGCCATGACGGTGCAGGCGCTGCGCGACGGCGCCGTGGTGGCCACCACGCAGACCGGCCCGGACGGCAGGTTCGCCTTCGCCGGACTCGCCGACGGCGGCTACACGGTGCGGCTGAGCCCGGACAACTTCACCGCCCCGTTCAACGGGGTGACCTGGCTCGGGCCGTCGCTGGTGACCCCGTCGATCATCCTGGCCTACATCTGGATCTGGGCGGGCTTCGCCATGGTGCTGATCACGGCGGGCCTGTCGGCGATCCCGCGCGACGCGCTGGAGGCGGCCCGGGTCGACGGCGCCTCCGAGTGGCAGGTGTTCCGGCGGGTGACCGTGCCGCTGGTGCGCCCGGTCCTGGTCGTGGTGCTGGTGACGCTGACCATCAACGTGCTCAAGATCTTCGACCTGGTGATGGTGCTGGCACCGGAGTCGTCGCAGGACGACGCCAACGTGATCGCCCTGCAGATGTACCGGGTCTCGTTCGGCGGGGGACTGGACTTCGGGCTCGGCAGCGCGCTGGGCGTGCTGCTGTTCCTGCTGGTCCTGCCCGCGATGTTGTTCAACATCCGACGCATGCGGAGGGAGCAGAGGTGA
- a CDS encoding sigma-70 family RNA polymerase sigma factor translates to MLPVLTNERPSACADKPAADEPLPADVRMQAIWHAYAEPLLRFLQRLSQGRQHLAEDLLQETLMRAWRHIDNLPDDIASLGPWLYTVARRVAIDAARARQVRPTEIAFSDSGREPVAADMFDSVVAAQVIRDALPRLNPEHRMVLVELYLRQHSTREAALRLGIPEGTVKSRVYYALRALSAIVGAAE, encoded by the coding sequence GTGTTGCCGGTCTTGACGAACGAGCGGCCGTCGGCGTGCGCCGACAAGCCGGCGGCGGACGAGCCCCTACCGGCCGACGTGCGGATGCAGGCGATCTGGCATGCCTACGCGGAGCCCCTGCTGCGGTTCCTGCAACGGCTGAGCCAGGGCCGCCAGCACCTGGCAGAGGACCTGCTCCAGGAGACCCTGATGCGGGCCTGGCGCCACATCGACAACCTGCCCGACGACATCGCGTCGCTGGGTCCGTGGCTCTACACGGTCGCCCGCCGCGTCGCGATCGACGCGGCGCGGGCCAGGCAGGTGCGGCCGACCGAGATCGCCTTCAGCGACTCCGGCCGCGAGCCGGTGGCCGCCGACATGTTCGACAGCGTGGTGGCGGCGCAGGTCATCCGCGACGCGCTGCCGCGGCTGAACCCCGAACACCGCATGGTGCTCGTCGAGCTGTACCTGCGCCAGCACTCCACCCGCGAGGCGGCGCTGCGGCTGGGCATCCCCGAGGGCACCGTCAAGTCTCGCGTGTACTACGCCCTGCGGGCGTTGAGCGCGATAGTCGGCGCCGCCGAATGA
- a CDS encoding ABC transporter substrate-binding protein: MRISLRAAALASVAVLAAAGCSGTADPTTTGGAGPLAGQSLEVAGTWSGTEQESFQQVLDAFATKTGATVKYTSGGDDLAALINSRLAGGSPPDVALIPQPGVVNEFARKGAIKELTGEAATAVAANFSPAWQQLGTVDGKLYGVYFKVANKSVVWYRTDKFAEAGVQAPATWDDFVKVTKTLADAGISPMAVPGGDGWTLTDWFENVYLRVGGSENYDKLSRHEIAWTDPTVVQTLQLLGQYWGDAKAVQGGAKGAVQLKFTQSIADVFGEKPQSAMLFEGDFVAAEINKLGKVKVGEGAKFFDWPAVNGSKPAVVTAGDQAVAFKDSPAAQQLIAFLASPEAAKIMAAKGGFLSANKNLDTKSYPDPTTVALAESVVKADLLRFDLSDLTPQTFGGGTGASMWRLLQDFLTNPADPAGTAAKLEAAAKKDFGGK; the protein is encoded by the coding sequence ATGAGAATCAGTCTGCGCGCAGCCGCGCTGGCCTCGGTCGCCGTCCTGGCCGCCGCCGGGTGCAGCGGCACCGCCGACCCCACCACCACCGGAGGCGCCGGCCCCCTGGCCGGCCAGTCCCTGGAGGTGGCCGGCACCTGGTCGGGCACCGAGCAGGAGAGCTTCCAGCAGGTGCTGGACGCGTTCGCGACCAAGACCGGCGCGACGGTCAAGTACACCTCCGGCGGCGACGACCTCGCCGCGCTGATCAACAGCCGGCTGGCCGGCGGCTCGCCGCCGGACGTGGCGCTGATCCCGCAGCCCGGCGTCGTCAACGAGTTCGCCCGCAAGGGCGCGATCAAGGAGCTGACCGGCGAGGCCGCCACCGCGGTCGCGGCCAACTTCTCCCCGGCCTGGCAGCAGCTCGGCACGGTCGACGGCAAGCTCTACGGCGTCTACTTCAAGGTCGCCAACAAGTCCGTGGTCTGGTACCGCACCGACAAGTTCGCCGAGGCCGGCGTGCAGGCCCCGGCCACCTGGGACGACTTCGTCAAGGTCACCAAGACCCTCGCCGACGCCGGCATCTCGCCGATGGCGGTGCCGGGCGGCGACGGCTGGACGCTGACCGACTGGTTCGAGAACGTCTACCTGCGGGTCGGCGGCTCGGAGAACTACGACAAGCTGTCCCGCCACGAGATCGCCTGGACCGACCCCACCGTGGTGCAGACGCTGCAGCTGCTGGGGCAGTACTGGGGCGACGCCAAGGCGGTGCAGGGCGGCGCGAAGGGCGCGGTCCAGCTGAAGTTCACCCAGTCCATCGCGGACGTCTTCGGCGAGAAGCCGCAGTCGGCGATGCTGTTCGAGGGCGACTTCGTCGCTGCGGAGATCAACAAGCTGGGCAAGGTCAAGGTCGGCGAGGGCGCCAAGTTCTTCGACTGGCCGGCCGTCAACGGCTCCAAGCCCGCCGTGGTGACCGCCGGTGACCAGGCCGTGGCGTTCAAGGACAGCCCGGCGGCCCAGCAGCTGATCGCCTTCCTGGCCTCACCGGAAGCCGCGAAGATCATGGCGGCCAAGGGCGGGTTCCTGTCGGCGAACAAGAACCTGGACACCAAGTCCTACCCCGACCCGACCACGGTCGCGCTCGCCGAGTCGGTGGTCAAGGCAGACCTGCTGCGCTTCGACCTGTCCGACCTCACGCCGCAGACCTTCGGCGGCGGCACGGGGGCCTCGATGTGGCGCCTGCTGCAGGACTTCCTGACCAACCCGGCCGACCCGGCCGGCACCGCCGCCAAGCTCGAGGCAGCCGCCAAGAAGGACTTCGGAGGTAAGTGA
- the treS gene encoding maltose alpha-D-glucosyltransferase: protein MTNDATPPLPARLPREMPVERDWFKHAVFYEMLVQAGLDSDGDGRGDLPGLTRKLDYLQWLGVDCVWLPPFYDSPQRDGGYDVRDYCRILPEYGTLDDFVTFVDEAHRRGIRVVTDLVLNHTSDSHDWFQQSRQDPAGPYGDFYVWRDTDTEYADVRVIFSDTEASNWTFDHVRKQFYWHRFFSHQPDLNYDNPAVREAMLAVVRFWLELGVDGFRLDAATYLYEREGTDCANLPETHAYLKAIRTMIDEQYPGRILLAEANLWPEDLIDYFGDPAVGGDECHMAFHFPLMPRIFMAVRRESRHPISEILAQTPVLPSGCQWGTFLRNHDELTLEMVTDEERDYLYAEYAKDPRMRLNAGIRRRLAPMVGNDRDQIELFTSLLLSLPGSPVVYYGDEIGMGDNIWLGDRDSVRTPMQWTADRNAGFSTTDPGRLYLPVNMGPVYGYQAINVEQQMEQPASLLQWTRAMIALRKQHPALAVGTYEDVDAANPAVLAFLRRLREGDTDEVVLCVHNLSQYPQPVRLSLGDRFGGWTPTELTGGTRFPQVDQDPYVLALPGYASYWFQLTPAVVPAVGGQAVPAPAEGRLTPAA from the coding sequence ATGACAAACGATGCCACCCCACCCCTGCCGGCCCGGCTCCCCCGGGAGATGCCCGTCGAACGCGACTGGTTCAAGCACGCCGTCTTCTACGAGATGCTCGTGCAGGCCGGACTCGACTCCGACGGTGACGGCCGCGGCGACCTGCCCGGACTGACCCGCAAGCTGGACTACCTGCAGTGGCTCGGGGTCGACTGCGTGTGGCTGCCGCCCTTCTACGACTCGCCCCAGCGCGACGGCGGCTACGACGTGCGCGACTACTGCCGCATCCTGCCCGAGTACGGCACACTCGACGACTTCGTGACGTTCGTCGACGAGGCACACCGCCGCGGCATCCGCGTCGTCACCGATCTGGTCCTCAACCACACCTCCGACAGCCACGACTGGTTCCAGCAGTCGCGGCAGGACCCGGCCGGGCCGTACGGCGACTTCTACGTCTGGCGCGACACCGACACCGAGTACGCCGACGTGCGCGTCATCTTCAGCGACACCGAGGCGTCGAACTGGACCTTCGACCACGTCCGCAAGCAGTTCTACTGGCACCGCTTCTTCTCCCACCAGCCCGACCTCAACTACGACAACCCGGCCGTACGCGAGGCGATGCTGGCCGTCGTGCGGTTCTGGCTCGAACTCGGCGTCGACGGATTCCGGCTGGACGCGGCCACCTACCTCTACGAGCGCGAAGGCACCGACTGCGCGAACCTGCCCGAGACCCACGCCTACCTCAAGGCGATCCGCACGATGATCGACGAGCAGTACCCGGGCCGGATCCTGCTCGCCGAGGCCAACCTGTGGCCCGAAGACCTGATCGACTACTTCGGCGACCCGGCGGTGGGCGGCGACGAATGCCACATGGCGTTCCACTTCCCGCTGATGCCGCGCATCTTCATGGCGGTGCGCCGCGAGTCACGCCACCCGATCTCGGAGATCCTCGCGCAGACCCCGGTGCTGCCGTCGGGCTGCCAGTGGGGCACCTTCCTGCGCAACCACGACGAGCTGACCCTGGAGATGGTCACCGACGAGGAGCGCGACTACCTCTACGCCGAATACGCCAAGGACCCCCGGATGCGGCTCAACGCCGGTATCCGCCGCCGCCTGGCGCCGATGGTCGGCAACGACCGCGACCAGATCGAGCTGTTCACCTCGCTGCTGCTGTCGCTGCCCGGCTCCCCGGTCGTCTACTACGGCGACGAGATCGGCATGGGCGACAACATCTGGCTGGGCGACCGCGACAGCGTACGCACCCCCATGCAGTGGACCGCCGACCGCAACGCCGGCTTCTCCACGACCGACCCCGGGCGGCTCTACCTGCCGGTCAACATGGGTCCCGTCTACGGCTACCAGGCCATCAACGTCGAGCAGCAGATGGAGCAGCCTGCCTCCCTGCTGCAGTGGACCCGCGCGATGATCGCCCTGCGCAAGCAGCATCCCGCACTCGCGGTCGGCACGTACGAGGACGTCGACGCGGCCAACCCGGCGGTGCTGGCGTTCCTGCGCCGCCTGCGGGAGGGCGACACCGACGAGGTGGTGCTGTGCGTGCACAACCTGTCGCAGTATCCGCAGCCGGTGCGGTTGTCGCTGGGGGACCGCTTCGGCGGCTGGACGCCGACGGAGCTGACCGGCGGCACCAGGTTCCCGCAGGTCGACCAGGACCCGTACGTGCTCGCGCTGCCCGGCTACGCCAGCTACTGGTTCCAGCTGACGCCGGCGGTGGTGCCCGCCGTCGGTGGTCAGGCGGTCCCGGCGCCGGCGGAGGGCCGGTTGACACCCGCGGCGTAG
- a CDS encoding ABC transporter ATP-binding protein, with translation MAEVALAAIGKRYADGTRAVENLSLQIADGEFLVLVGPSGCGKSTALRMIAGLEDISEGTLRIGDRVVNRVPARDRDVAMVFQSYALYPHLDVYDNIGFGLRLRGMRDKEIAPRVNAVADTLGLTEHLRRRPASLSGGQRQRVAMGRAMVREPAVYLMDEPLSNLDAKLRVQMRAEIGRITRRTGVTTVYVTHDQTEAMTLGDRVAVMRKGLLQQVAAPQELYDNPVNMFVAGFIGSPPMNLVEGVFTDDGGVLRLALGERSLRVDDTLLHTKPGLRAYLGRRVVVGVRAEDLRDAALDRAEQDTTLVAEAELTEALGSDLYVHFSLPVPAVVSEDTRELARDAGAEPQHDRADRTAVVARFSPRSTARAGDRISVSVDTARLHVFDADTGRSIH, from the coding sequence GTGGCTGAGGTCGCGCTCGCCGCGATAGGCAAGCGGTACGCAGACGGCACCAGGGCGGTCGAGAATCTGAGCCTGCAGATCGCCGACGGCGAGTTCCTCGTCCTGGTCGGCCCGTCAGGCTGCGGCAAGAGCACCGCACTGCGCATGATCGCCGGACTCGAGGACATCAGCGAGGGCACCCTGCGCATCGGTGACCGCGTGGTCAACCGGGTGCCGGCGCGCGACAGAGACGTCGCGATGGTGTTCCAGAGCTACGCGCTCTACCCGCACCTCGACGTCTACGACAACATCGGCTTCGGGCTGCGGCTGCGGGGCATGCGGGACAAGGAGATCGCACCCCGGGTCAACGCGGTCGCCGACACCCTGGGGCTCACCGAACACCTGCGGCGGCGTCCGGCGTCGCTGTCGGGCGGGCAGCGCCAGCGCGTCGCGATGGGCCGTGCGATGGTACGCGAGCCCGCCGTCTACCTGATGGACGAGCCGCTGTCCAACCTCGACGCCAAGCTGCGGGTGCAGATGCGCGCCGAGATCGGCCGGATCACCCGGCGCACCGGGGTGACCACCGTCTACGTCACCCACGACCAGACCGAGGCGATGACGCTCGGCGACCGCGTGGCGGTCATGCGCAAGGGCCTGCTGCAGCAGGTCGCCGCGCCGCAGGAGCTCTACGACAACCCGGTGAACATGTTCGTCGCGGGCTTCATCGGCTCGCCGCCGATGAACCTCGTCGAGGGCGTGTTCACCGACGACGGCGGCGTGCTGCGGCTCGCGCTGGGCGAGCGGAGCCTGCGGGTCGACGACACCCTGCTGCACACGAAGCCGGGGCTGCGGGCCTACCTGGGCCGGCGGGTGGTGGTCGGCGTACGCGCCGAGGACCTGCGCGACGCCGCGCTGGACCGGGCCGAGCAGGACACGACCCTTGTCGCCGAGGCCGAACTGACCGAGGCGCTGGGCTCGGACCTGTACGTGCACTTCAGCCTGCCCGTGCCCGCGGTGGTCAGCGAGGACACCCGCGAACTGGCCCGCGACGCCGGCGCCGAGCCGCAGCACGACCGGGCCGACCGGACCGCGGTGGTGGCCCGGTTCAGCCCGCGCTCCACGGCTCGGGCCGGTGACCGGATCTCCGTCTCCGTCGACACCGCGCGACTGCACGTGTTCGACGCCGACACCGGTCGCAGCATCCACTGA